One window of Corynebacterium accolens genomic DNA carries:
- a CDS encoding ATP-binding cassette domain-containing protein, giving the protein MITTRDFTFSAGLTHGLVGRNGIGKTTLLRKIAGQIQSGRITVFDRQPFDNQSVLNRVILMGIDNPLPDSWGSKKLGAVGQVRWPNWNAERYDDLIAGFDIPNKAYSALSRGQKSALGFVFAVASGCEIMLLDEPYLGLDLPRRELFYQVLREEHGRTIVVSTHHLNEIEGLLDTISLMGEHPISGPVDEFVDSFLEISGPEEAISEAISALDLPVLERASTSLGDQVLVDARTTSPDPVFRYANEHHLRVAEVSLEKAVRALEEQS; this is encoded by the coding sequence ATGATTACTACCCGCGATTTCACCTTTTCCGCAGGTCTTACCCATGGCTTGGTGGGCCGCAACGGAATTGGCAAGACCACCTTATTGCGAAAAATCGCCGGCCAAATTCAATCCGGCCGCATCACGGTCTTCGACCGCCAGCCCTTTGATAACCAATCTGTACTCAACCGGGTAATCCTCATGGGCATCGACAATCCGCTGCCGGATTCGTGGGGCAGCAAGAAGCTCGGCGCCGTCGGCCAGGTGCGATGGCCCAACTGGAATGCGGAGCGATATGACGACCTCATCGCCGGCTTCGACATCCCAAATAAGGCGTATTCTGCGCTCTCGCGAGGGCAAAAATCGGCGTTGGGATTTGTTTTCGCCGTTGCCTCTGGCTGCGAAATAATGCTTTTGGACGAGCCTTATCTGGGTCTCGACCTGCCACGGCGCGAACTCTTTTACCAGGTCCTCCGTGAAGAGCACGGTCGCACCATCGTGGTATCCACCCATCACCTCAATGAAATAGAGGGGTTGTTGGACACTATTTCCCTTATGGGGGAGCACCCCATTAGCGGTCCCGTGGACGAATTTGTTGATTCCTTCCTGGAAATCAGCGGGCCCGAAGAGGCGATCTCCGAGGCAATTTCCGCACTGGACCTGCCGGTATTGGAGCGCGCTTCAACAAGCCTGGGAGACCAGGTGCTTGTCGATGCCCGCACTACCTCGCCCGATCCCGTCTTCCGCTATGCCAACGAACATCATCTCCGGGTAGCAGAGGTATCACTTGAAAAGGCTGTCCGAGCATTGGAGGAGCAGTCATGA
- a CDS encoding GntR family transcriptional regulator, whose translation MDNSTQPLFRQIASLVEDTIVDGTLAEGDKAPSTNELADFHNINPATARKGITLLVDLGVLEKRRGIGMFVAEGASRAIRERRRGDFAAEYMAPLVDEAVRLGYNRAQLHDLFDRVAESRGMYS comes from the coding sequence ATGGACAACTCCACGCAACCGCTCTTTCGGCAGATTGCGTCTTTGGTGGAAGACACCATTGTGGACGGCACTCTGGCGGAGGGCGATAAGGCACCTTCCACCAATGAGTTGGCGGATTTCCACAACATCAACCCCGCAACCGCGCGGAAGGGGATCACCCTCTTGGTGGACTTAGGGGTGCTGGAAAAGCGGCGGGGCATTGGCATGTTTGTGGCCGAGGGTGCTTCGCGTGCCATCCGCGAGCGCAGGCGAGGCGACTTCGCCGCGGAGTATATGGCCCCGCTTGTCGATGAAGCAGTTCGCTTGGGCTACAACCGCGCCCAGCTCCATGACCTTTTCGATCGGGTTGCAGAAAGCAGAGGAATGTACTCATGA
- a CDS encoding NYN domain-containing protein, which translates to MLERTLVFVDTSYLLASFYNSWETGARAQLEIDLPEVVSTMGGMIEEQLGNPIQRQYWYDGIPDTGPHRYQRALRTCEGVQLRTGQLIEWGERRTQKGVDTRLVADMVMAAVKNQFTDFVLVSGDADMIPGAQTAVDNGIRVHLYGFGWDSMSAALRHTCDSTTILDPREDFADSMELQVLEGPLPPVVRDAAQKAEGAEEELPGAEHCDECEEPSEVETAFGTPEKPTPAPAPKPAPPQSAQQAATPTPQEQDKPTAEAEKGPAEEAEATDQAAPKPAPKPSMMAPRRKLRSKYVPLPEEVWSSAGFQSPFDVGQQYASWWFDNAANAEQRDQAHLLSGGGLPPEIDRPLLQFACETLHEYTLTETQRVNLRDGFHSGIRGVLINIRREN; encoded by the coding sequence ATGCTTGAACGCACACTTGTCTTTGTCGATACCTCATACCTGCTCGCGAGCTTTTATAACTCCTGGGAAACGGGGGCCCGCGCGCAGCTAGAAATCGATCTGCCCGAGGTAGTCAGCACCATGGGCGGAATGATCGAGGAGCAATTAGGCAACCCAATTCAGCGCCAATACTGGTACGACGGAATCCCGGATACCGGTCCGCACCGCTACCAACGCGCCCTTCGCACCTGCGAGGGCGTGCAATTGCGCACGGGACAACTTATTGAATGGGGCGAGCGACGCACCCAAAAGGGCGTAGACACCCGGCTTGTAGCCGATATGGTCATGGCCGCCGTGAAGAACCAGTTCACCGACTTTGTGCTGGTCAGCGGCGACGCGGACATGATTCCCGGCGCGCAGACCGCCGTGGACAATGGCATCCGCGTGCACCTGTACGGGTTTGGCTGGGATTCCATGTCCGCAGCGCTGCGCCATACGTGTGATTCCACCACCATTTTGGATCCCCGCGAGGACTTCGCGGATTCCATGGAGCTGCAGGTTCTCGAGGGCCCGCTTCCCCCAGTGGTCCGCGATGCAGCGCAGAAGGCAGAGGGAGCAGAAGAGGAGCTTCCAGGCGCCGAGCACTGCGACGAGTGCGAGGAGCCCTCCGAGGTGGAAACCGCATTCGGCACCCCGGAAAAGCCGACGCCGGCGCCTGCCCCAAAGCCTGCGCCACCTCAAAGCGCACAGCAGGCCGCAACCCCAACCCCACAAGAGCAAGACAAGCCCACTGCAGAAGCGGAGAAGGGCCCTGCCGAAGAGGCCGAGGCTACCGATCAAGCAGCACCAAAGCCTGCGCCGAAGCCGTCAATGATGGCACCGCGGCGCAAGCTGCGCTCGAAGTATGTCCCGCTGCCAGAAGAGGTGTGGAGCTCTGCTGGGTTCCAGTCGCCATTCGATGTGGGCCAGCAATACGCGTCGTGGTGGTTTGATAATGCCGCAAACGCAGAGCAGCGCGACCAAGCCCACTTACTGTCTGGCGGCGGATTGCCACCGGAGATCGACCGCCCGCTGCTGCAGTTCGCCTGCGAAACCCTGCATGAATACACGCTGACAGAAACCCAGCGCGTGAATTTACGCGATGGGTTCCACTCAGGGATTCGCGGCGTGCTTATCAATATCCGCCGCGAGAATTAA
- a CDS encoding PspA/IM30 family protein has protein sequence MANPFSKGWKYVMSSLDQKIDENADPKVQIQQAVKAAKEQHQEISDHAAEIIGHKSQLEMQMNRLVKSQQDYQSQTQRALELADSAEDPQKANEYNQAAEVVASQLVAVEQELEDVKQQYAAAEQAAEQAKNQQKQSEARLKEQLAQVSQLEAQADQAAMQEKNAEALDSMNELNPDDSVPSLDSVRAKIEKRYADALGAQELQQATGGDRMSEIQAAGNDMKASARLDALRADMAKKKEIESGD, from the coding sequence ATGGCTAACCCCTTCAGCAAGGGCTGGAAGTACGTGATGAGTTCTCTCGATCAAAAGATTGATGAGAACGCCGATCCAAAGGTCCAAATCCAGCAGGCGGTTAAGGCCGCCAAGGAACAGCACCAAGAGATTTCTGATCATGCGGCAGAGATCATCGGGCACAAGTCTCAGTTGGAAATGCAGATGAACCGCCTGGTGAAGTCCCAGCAGGATTACCAATCCCAAACCCAGCGCGCATTGGAGCTTGCGGATTCCGCCGAGGACCCACAGAAGGCGAATGAATACAACCAAGCCGCTGAGGTAGTGGCCTCCCAGCTCGTTGCGGTGGAACAGGAACTGGAAGACGTCAAGCAGCAGTACGCGGCGGCGGAGCAGGCGGCTGAACAGGCCAAGAACCAGCAAAAACAGTCCGAGGCCCGCCTGAAGGAGCAGCTGGCACAGGTGAGCCAGCTAGAAGCGCAGGCGGATCAGGCTGCAATGCAGGAAAAGAACGCGGAAGCGCTCGATTCCATGAACGAGCTCAACCCCGATGATTCCGTGCCGAGCCTGGATTCCGTCCGCGCCAAGATTGAAAAGCGCTATGCCGATGCCCTTGGTGCCCAAGAATTGCAGCAGGCAACCGGCGGCGACCGCATGAGCGAGATTCAAGCGGCCGGCAACGATATGAAGGCCAGCGCGCGGCTCGATGCGCTGCGCGCCGATATGGCCAAGAAGAAGGAAATCGAATCCGGGGATTAA
- the trxA gene encoding thioredoxin, protein MATIDVTEENFEQTVTGEGITLVDAWADWCGPCKRFAPVYEKASEEHTDATFAKLDTEANQGLASALQIQSIPTLMIFRDGILVFREAGALPPAALEDLLKQVKDLDMAEVRRQVEEQNAQQA, encoded by the coding sequence ATGGCTACTATTGATGTCACTGAAGAGAACTTTGAACAGACCGTAACCGGCGAAGGCATTACGCTTGTCGATGCCTGGGCGGACTGGTGCGGCCCATGTAAGCGCTTTGCCCCTGTCTACGAGAAGGCATCCGAGGAGCACACCGATGCTACCTTTGCCAAGCTGGACACCGAGGCAAACCAGGGCCTTGCATCCGCGCTGCAGATTCAGTCCATTCCTACCCTGATGATCTTCCGCGATGGCATCCTCGTATTCCGCGAGGCTGGCGCACTGCCGCCCGCAGCGCTGGAGGATCTGCTCAAGCAGGTCAAGGACCTGGACATGGCTGAGGTTCGCCGCCAGGTTGAAGAGCAGAACGCACAGCAGGCATAG
- a CDS encoding heavy-metal-associated domain-containing protein, translating into MATKNYTVEGMSCGHCEMSIREEVGEIAGVDAVSADHTTGAVSVSGSDFTDEQVAAAVAEAGYVLK; encoded by the coding sequence ATGGCAACGAAGAACTACACCGTAGAAGGAATGAGCTGCGGACACTGCGAAATGTCCATCCGCGAAGAGGTAGGCGAAATCGCCGGTGTGGACGCGGTTTCCGCAGACCACACCACCGGCGCAGTGTCTGTCTCCGGCAGCGATTTCACCGATGAGCAAGTAGCAGCCGCCGTAGCCGAAGCCGGATACGTCCTTAAGTAG
- a CDS encoding heavy metal translocating P-type ATPase: protein MSHVDLGVSGMTCTSCSSRVERKLNKVDGVEASVNFATESASIEFDPETSTPADLIKVVEGAGYSAFDMSGSDDGDQDEDAEGTPVDDARAAEQESLLRRTIISAVLSAPIMVVSMVPALQFQNWQWACAMLATVVFIFGGAPFHSATWTNLKHGSFTMDTLISMGTSAAYLWSLYALFFGNAGEPGMTMSMSWSSSSAEMDHIYFESVGMVITFLLLGRWFEVKAKGQSSEALRTLLSMGAKEASVLRDGEEKRIPISQLQVGDVFVVRPGEKIATDGEVVSGNSAVDASMITGESVPEEVGVGDTVTGATINASGKLEVKATQVGEDTVLSQMATLVTNAQASKAPVQRLVDRIAQVFVPVVIGISVLTLLVHLIFGGVAPAFIAAVSVLIIACPCALGLATPTAILVGTGRGAQLGLLIKGPEILESTKQVDTIVMDKTGTVTAGEMSVTAVHGDVLEYAAAVERNSEHPIAQAIARERDVEPGTDFSTSTAGVEATVDGVRVGVGKPRGDLGQYAEAFREAEAAGATPVAVYLDDELAGLIEVRDTVKPTSAEAVQQMKQLGLTPHLLTGDNEGAAKRVAEEVGITEVTAGVIPEEKVDVIKKLQSEGHNVAMVGDGVNDAAALAQADLGLAMGAGTDVAIEASDITLMNGDLRSAADAIRLSRRTLQIIKGNLFWAFAYNIILIPVAAFGLLNPLFAGIAMALSSVFVVSNSLRLRKFSTQRYD from the coding sequence ATGTCACACGTTGATCTCGGGGTCTCGGGCATGACCTGCACGTCCTGCTCTTCCCGGGTAGAACGCAAGCTCAACAAGGTAGACGGCGTTGAGGCGAGCGTTAACTTTGCCACCGAATCCGCCTCTATTGAGTTCGATCCGGAGACTTCTACGCCTGCGGATCTGATCAAGGTCGTCGAAGGCGCCGGATACAGCGCCTTCGATATGTCCGGCAGCGATGACGGCGACCAGGACGAGGACGCAGAGGGCACGCCGGTTGATGATGCCCGCGCTGCAGAACAAGAGAGCCTGCTGCGGCGCACCATCATCTCCGCGGTCCTGTCTGCCCCCATCATGGTTGTCTCCATGGTGCCTGCCCTTCAGTTCCAGAACTGGCAGTGGGCCTGCGCCATGCTGGCCACCGTTGTCTTCATTTTTGGTGGCGCCCCCTTCCACTCCGCTACGTGGACCAACCTGAAGCACGGCTCGTTCACCATGGACACCTTGATTTCCATGGGCACCTCGGCCGCCTACCTGTGGTCCCTGTACGCACTGTTCTTTGGCAACGCCGGCGAGCCCGGCATGACGATGAGCATGTCGTGGTCCTCCAGCTCGGCCGAGATGGACCATATCTACTTTGAGTCTGTGGGAATGGTCATTACCTTCCTGCTCCTCGGCCGCTGGTTCGAGGTCAAGGCCAAGGGGCAGTCTTCTGAGGCGCTGCGCACCCTGCTATCCATGGGCGCGAAGGAAGCCTCCGTGCTGCGGGACGGCGAGGAAAAACGCATTCCCATCTCCCAATTGCAGGTGGGCGATGTCTTCGTTGTGCGCCCGGGCGAAAAGATTGCCACCGATGGTGAGGTCGTCTCCGGCAATTCCGCCGTGGATGCCTCCATGATCACCGGTGAATCCGTCCCGGAAGAGGTGGGCGTGGGCGATACCGTTACCGGCGCCACCATTAACGCCTCCGGCAAGTTGGAGGTTAAGGCCACCCAGGTGGGCGAGGACACGGTCCTTTCCCAAATGGCCACGTTGGTTACCAACGCACAAGCCTCCAAGGCCCCCGTGCAGCGCCTAGTGGACCGCATTGCGCAGGTCTTCGTGCCGGTAGTCATCGGCATTTCCGTCCTCACGCTGCTGGTACACCTCATCTTTGGCGGCGTGGCGCCGGCGTTTATCGCCGCTGTCTCCGTGCTGATCATCGCCTGCCCTTGCGCGCTGGGCCTTGCCACCCCGACCGCCATCTTGGTCGGCACGGGGCGCGGCGCCCAGTTAGGCCTGCTCATTAAAGGCCCGGAGATCCTTGAGTCCACCAAGCAGGTCGATACCATCGTGATGGATAAGACCGGCACGGTGACCGCCGGGGAAATGTCCGTTACGGCCGTGCATGGCGATGTCCTCGAGTACGCCGCCGCCGTCGAGCGGAACTCCGAGCACCCCATCGCCCAGGCCATTGCCCGTGAGCGCGACGTGGAGCCCGGTACCGATTTTTCCACCAGCACCGCTGGCGTGGAAGCAACGGTGGATGGGGTGCGCGTGGGCGTCGGCAAGCCGCGTGGAGACCTAGGCCAGTACGCTGAGGCCTTCCGCGAGGCAGAGGCCGCGGGCGCTACTCCGGTGGCGGTGTACCTCGACGATGAGCTCGCTGGGCTCATTGAGGTCCGCGACACCGTCAAGCCCACCTCCGCTGAGGCCGTCCAGCAGATGAAGCAGCTGGGCCTGACCCCGCACCTGCTGACCGGCGATAATGAGGGCGCGGCCAAGCGCGTGGCAGAGGAAGTTGGCATCACCGAGGTCACGGCCGGCGTGATTCCGGAGGAAAAGGTCGACGTCATCAAGAAGCTGCAGTCCGAGGGGCACAATGTGGCGATGGTTGGTGACGGAGTCAACGATGCCGCGGCCTTGGCCCAAGCAGACCTCGGCTTGGCGATGGGCGCCGGTACCGACGTGGCCATCGAGGCCTCCGATATCACCCTGATGAATGGGGACCTGCGGTCCGCAGCCGATGCCATTCGCCTGTCCCGCCGCACGCTGCAGATCATTAAGGGCAACCTGTTCTGGGCCTTTGCCTATAATATTATTCTCATCCCCGTGGCGGCCTTTGGCCTGCTGAACCCGCTATTTGCAGGCATCGCCATGGCATTAAGTTCCGTATTCGTCGTCTCCAATTCCCTGCGTCTCCGGAAATTTTCCACCCAGCGCTATGATTAG
- a CDS encoding MFS transporter codes for MLSRNERLDRLPVTSKHKRLLLGSGLGWALDAMDVGLISFIMAALAVHWDLSSTQTSWLASVGFLGMALGATFGGLLADKYGRRHIFSLTLLVYGLATGASALAGGLTMLIIFRFIVGLGLGAELPVASTLISEFSPRRIRGRMVVLLEAFWALGWILAALIGTFIVGAGENGWRWGFAVGLIPAAYSVYVRLGLPESVRFLESKGRHEEAEEIVASFEKAAAGQPLDDAHPEPTASTETSIWGPGLRRRTAALWTIWFCVNFSYYGAFIWIPSLLVADGFSLVKSFSFTLIITLAQLPGYATAAWLIEVWGRRITLAVFLVGSAVSAGLYGTASSEVFIIIAGCLLSFFNLGAWGALYAIGPELYPTALRGRGTGAAAGFGRIASIVAPLVVPPLIAATGAGFLFVLFAAAFAIAAVAAFTLPELKGKALAR; via the coding sequence ATGCTCAGCCGCAATGAACGATTAGACCGGCTCCCGGTCACCAGCAAACACAAGCGCCTACTCCTGGGCTCCGGCCTAGGGTGGGCGCTCGATGCTATGGATGTGGGGCTCATTTCCTTCATCATGGCCGCCCTGGCCGTGCACTGGGATTTGAGCAGCACCCAAACCTCTTGGCTCGCCTCTGTTGGCTTCCTCGGCATGGCTCTGGGAGCGACATTCGGCGGGCTCCTTGCGGATAAATACGGCCGCCGCCACATCTTCTCCCTCACCCTCTTGGTTTACGGCCTGGCCACCGGTGCCTCCGCCCTGGCCGGTGGGCTGACCATGCTTATCATCTTCCGCTTCATCGTCGGGCTGGGCCTGGGCGCGGAGCTGCCGGTCGCCTCCACTCTCATCTCCGAATTCTCGCCGCGCCGCATCCGCGGGCGCATGGTGGTCCTGCTCGAGGCCTTCTGGGCGCTCGGCTGGATCCTCGCCGCACTCATCGGCACCTTCATCGTCGGCGCCGGCGAAAACGGCTGGCGCTGGGGCTTTGCCGTGGGGCTTATCCCCGCAGCTTATTCGGTTTACGTGCGCTTGGGCTTGCCGGAATCGGTGCGCTTCCTCGAGTCCAAGGGCCGCCACGAGGAGGCCGAAGAGATTGTGGCATCCTTCGAAAAGGCCGCCGCGGGCCAGCCGCTTGACGATGCCCACCCGGAACCCACCGCCTCCACCGAGACCTCCATTTGGGGGCCGGGCCTGCGCCGCCGCACAGCGGCGCTGTGGACTATTTGGTTTTGCGTCAATTTCTCCTATTACGGCGCCTTCATCTGGATCCCGTCCCTGCTGGTTGCCGATGGTTTCTCGCTCGTAAAATCCTTCAGCTTCACCCTCATCATTACCTTGGCGCAGCTACCGGGCTATGCCACCGCCGCTTGGCTCATTGAGGTCTGGGGCCGGCGGATTACCCTCGCCGTATTCTTGGTCGGCTCCGCCGTATCCGCCGGGCTCTACGGCACCGCTAGCTCCGAGGTATTCATTATCATCGCCGGGTGCCTGTTGTCCTTCTTCAACCTCGGCGCCTGGGGTGCCCTGTATGCCATTGGTCCGGAGCTCTACCCCACCGCGCTGCGCGGGCGCGGTACGGGTGCCGCGGCGGGGTTTGGACGCATCGCCTCCATCGTCGCACCGCTCGTTGTACCGCCACTGATCGCGGCGACCGGCGCAGGATTCCTCTTCGTGCTCTTTGCGGCCGCATTCGCCATCGCCGCCGTAGCGGCATTTACTCTGCCTGAGCTGAAAGGTAAGGCCCTTGCTCGATAA
- a CDS encoding VanZ family protein, with protein MVALTTLKAFFQIGYLWKPENQRVRELHLVPLDEFSGNSWFAPIFEYAGNTAFFIPFGLLVFTLCRSVKVSTAWGFALSLTLETAQYAFALGRTDIDDLLFNTLGALIGAAIAYWCGQRFFPVWRWLSLAAAAVFIVLVILGPRLGDPAAVVDL; from the coding sequence ATGGTAGCGCTGACCACCCTGAAGGCCTTCTTCCAGATCGGTTACCTGTGGAAGCCCGAAAATCAACGCGTCCGCGAGCTCCACTTAGTTCCCCTCGATGAATTCTCTGGCAATAGTTGGTTCGCCCCGATTTTTGAGTACGCCGGTAATACCGCCTTCTTCATCCCCTTCGGACTCCTAGTATTTACGCTATGCCGTTCCGTGAAAGTATCCACGGCCTGGGGATTCGCGCTGAGCTTAACGCTAGAGACGGCCCAATATGCCTTCGCGCTGGGCCGCACGGATATCGATGATCTGCTGTTTAATACCCTCGGCGCGCTCATCGGTGCAGCGATCGCCTACTGGTGCGGCCAACGCTTCTTCCCGGTTTGGCGGTGGCTCTCTCTGGCCGCTGCGGCGGTCTTTATCGTGCTGGTAATTCTGGGTCCCCGGTTAGGGGACCCCGCGGCCGTCGTGGACCTATAA
- the dnaB gene encoding replicative DNA helicase — protein sequence MTNASFDDEQLPPEPPAPDNAVARRPRYQQDQPQRYEEYRQPPSDREAEQGVLGAMLLSPNTVMEVIEELEPDDFYYPAHALIYGAMLDLYAAGQDIDPLILSSRLDRFNNLERVGGAPYLHTLLATVPTAANARYYAEIVAEKAVLRRLVDAGTRVVQLGFSGTEDAEIESVIDRAQQEVFAIAQRKTAEDYRVLGDLIDPTIDELAALQQAGGVELGVPTGFIDLDKLTNGLHAGQMIIVAARPGVGKSTLAMDFIRSCSLQHGKSSVIFSLEMSASEIVMRLLSAESEVKLTDMRSGGVSTEDWAKIDDTLNRIQDAPLFIDDSPNLTMMEIRSKARRLKQQHGLDLIVLDYLQLMSSGKKVESRQQEVSEFSRQLKLLAKELEVPVIAISQLNRGPEARNDKKPQLADLRESGSLEQDADMVMLLYRPDSQDRDNERAGEADIILAKHRGGPIDTVQVAHQLHYSKFVNMAHG from the coding sequence ATGACCAACGCGAGCTTTGATGATGAACAGCTTCCACCGGAACCACCGGCACCGGACAACGCCGTAGCGCGCCGGCCGCGGTACCAACAGGATCAACCGCAGCGCTACGAGGAGTATCGCCAGCCGCCATCGGACCGGGAAGCCGAGCAAGGCGTATTGGGTGCAATGCTGCTTAGCCCCAATACGGTCATGGAAGTTATTGAAGAGCTCGAGCCCGATGACTTTTATTATCCGGCCCACGCGCTAATTTATGGCGCGATGCTGGACCTTTACGCGGCGGGCCAAGACATTGACCCGCTTATCCTTTCCTCGCGGTTGGATAGGTTTAATAACCTCGAGCGCGTTGGCGGCGCACCCTATTTGCACACCCTGTTGGCTACCGTTCCCACCGCGGCCAATGCCCGCTATTATGCGGAAATCGTGGCGGAAAAGGCCGTCCTGCGCCGGCTCGTGGATGCCGGTACGCGCGTGGTCCAACTGGGCTTTTCGGGCACGGAGGATGCTGAGATTGAATCGGTGATCGACCGGGCCCAGCAGGAAGTCTTTGCCATCGCCCAGCGCAAGACTGCTGAAGACTACCGCGTGCTGGGGGATCTGATTGACCCCACCATTGATGAGTTGGCGGCGCTGCAGCAGGCCGGTGGCGTTGAATTGGGTGTGCCCACAGGTTTCATTGACCTAGATAAGCTCACTAATGGCTTGCACGCGGGACAGATGATCATCGTTGCGGCGCGACCCGGAGTGGGTAAGTCCACGCTAGCGATGGACTTCATTCGCTCGTGCTCGCTGCAGCATGGCAAGTCTTCCGTCATCTTTTCCTTGGAAATGTCCGCCTCAGAGATCGTGATGCGCCTGCTCTCCGCGGAATCCGAGGTGAAGCTCACCGATATGCGCAGTGGTGGAGTCTCCACGGAGGACTGGGCGAAGATCGATGACACGCTCAACCGCATTCAGGATGCACCGCTATTTATTGATGATTCCCCGAACCTGACGATGATGGAGATTCGTTCGAAGGCCCGCAGGCTCAAGCAGCAGCACGGCCTCGACCTCATCGTTTTGGACTATCTGCAGCTGATGTCCTCGGGCAAAAAGGTGGAGTCGCGCCAGCAAGAGGTCTCGGAGTTCTCGCGCCAGCTCAAGCTATTGGCCAAGGAGCTTGAGGTGCCGGTGATTGCCATCTCGCAGCTGAACCGTGGACCTGAAGCCCGAAACGACAAGAAGCCACAATTGGCTGACCTGCGTGAGTCCGGTTCCTTGGAGCAAGACGCGGATATGGTGATGCTGCTTTACCGCCCAGACTCGCAGGACCGCGATAACGAGCGCGCCGGTGAGGCGGATATTATCTTGGCCAAGCACCGCGGCGGCCCTATTGACACCGTCCAGGTGGCCCACCAGCTGCACTACTCCAAGTTCGTCAACATGGCGCACGGATAA
- the rplI gene encoding 50S ribosomal protein L9, with protein MKLILTAAVENLGAAGEIVEVKDGYGRNYLLPRGLAIVASRGAEKQIEGIKRAQEAREIRDLDHAREVRNQLEQLTNVEVKVKTSTSGKLFGSVNAEDIVKAVSKAGGPNLDKRIVDMPKGLVKKTGNYQVELKLHADVLGKVNFSVVAA; from the coding sequence ATGAAGCTGATCCTCACCGCTGCCGTTGAGAACCTCGGCGCCGCTGGCGAAATTGTTGAGGTTAAGGACGGCTACGGACGTAACTACCTGCTTCCCCGCGGCTTGGCCATCGTGGCTTCCCGCGGCGCTGAGAAGCAGATTGAGGGCATCAAGCGCGCCCAGGAAGCTCGCGAAATTCGCGACCTGGACCACGCACGCGAGGTCCGCAACCAGCTTGAGCAGCTGACGAACGTTGAGGTCAAGGTTAAGACCTCCACTTCCGGCAAGCTCTTCGGTTCCGTTAACGCAGAAGACATTGTCAAGGCCGTCTCCAAGGCCGGTGGCCCTAACTTGGATAAGCGTATCGTTGATATGCCCAAGGGCCTGGTCAAGAAGACCGGCAACTACCAGGTCGAGCTGAAGCTGCACGCTGACGTGCTCGGCAAGGTGAACTTCTCGGTCGTCGCTGCCTAA
- a CDS encoding single-stranded DNA-binding protein yields MAQGDTNITVVGNIVADPELRFTPAGAAVANFRVASTPRRYNSQTNQWEDGEAMFLTCNVWRQAAENVAETLSKGMRIIVTGRLKQRSFQTREGENRTVFEIDVDEVGPSLRYATAQVNRNPREGGGNYGGGQQQRSNNNNQGGFGGQQQQQSQQQNQAPAEDPWNSAPPAGGFGGADSEPPF; encoded by the coding sequence ATGGCACAGGGAGATACCAATATTACGGTGGTGGGCAACATAGTTGCTGACCCCGAGCTTCGCTTCACCCCGGCGGGTGCGGCGGTAGCTAACTTCCGCGTCGCCTCCACGCCTCGTCGCTATAATTCGCAGACGAACCAGTGGGAAGACGGCGAAGCTATGTTCCTGACCTGCAACGTATGGCGCCAGGCGGCGGAGAACGTCGCCGAGACCCTGAGCAAGGGCATGCGCATCATCGTTACCGGCCGCTTGAAGCAGCGTTCCTTCCAGACCCGCGAGGGTGAAAACCGCACCGTGTTTGAGATCGACGTCGATGAGGTCGGTCCGTCGCTCCGCTACGCCACCGCACAGGTAAACCGCAATCCCCGTGAGGGTGGCGGCAACTATGGCGGCGGCCAGCAGCAGCGCTCGAATAACAATAATCAGGGCGGCTTTGGAGGACAGCAACAGCAGCAGTCGCAGCAGCAGAACCAGGCTCCTGCAGAGGATCCGTGGAACTCCGCACCGCCAGCTGGTGGTTTCGGAGGCGCTGATTCTGAACCCCCGTTCTAA
- the rpsF gene encoding 30S ribosomal protein S6 — MRHYEVMIILDPNQDERTVTPSLDKYLDIVRKDGGKVENLDVWGKRRLAYPIEKKEEGIYAVVNLECEHPSVSELDRRLNLNDTILRTKVLRTDSK, encoded by the coding sequence GTGCGTCACTACGAAGTCATGATCATTCTGGATCCTAATCAGGATGAGCGCACCGTAACCCCGTCCCTAGATAAGTACCTCGACATCGTCCGCAAGGACGGCGGCAAGGTTGAGAACCTCGATGTATGGGGCAAGCGTCGCCTTGCATACCCCATCGAGAAGAAGGAAGAGGGCATTTACGCCGTCGTTAACCTGGAGTGCGAGCACCCTTCGGTTTCCGAGCTCGACCGTCGCCTGAACCTGAACGACACCATCCTGCGTACCAAGGTTCTGCGCACCGACAGCAAGTAG